CAGTAAGAACAATTTCATTTTGATCTGCCCGATGTATTTCCTGTTCAAACTCAGCAAATTGTGATTGCCTAAACATTGTTGCCTTTATTCGATCCAAGTAGTGATTCGCAATAAAAGCCCTTTCTTCCGGTTTGGTAAATTTTTTCAGAAGATAATTGCTTAATAGGTTTTCATTAGTTGTAGACGCAATTTCAGCTAAAAATATACAGTAATTGGCATATGGATAAGGTTGATTTTCCCAAGTCAAGTAACTGTGCATACTGTGACCAAGTTCATGCGCTAAAGTAAATAAATTTGACAATGTACCCTGCCAACTCAACAAAATAAATGGATTGGTTCCATAACATCCTGAAGAATATGCTCCACTTCGTTTACCCTTATTGTCAACCCAATCAATCCACTTATCCGTGAAAGCTTTTTTGAGTCTTGAGGTATATATTTCACCTAACGGATTCAATGCTTCACAAATAATTTCTGCCGCTTTTTCAATTGTAAAACTTATATCTACATCTTTAATTATCTTAGGATAAAGATCATATGGATACATATCCGACAACTCAAGCTTATTTTTTCTCATACTAACATATTCGTGTAAAAGTGGAAGATTATCATTTATTGTTTTTAAAAGATTAATATAAACATCTTCAGGAATATGATTTTTAAATACCGCAGCTTCTCTAGCTGAACCAAATCCTCTCAATTTTGCATCTAAATTATGCAATTTAACTATACTCCCCAAGGTAGCTGCAAATGTATTAATATCATTTTTATATGATGTGTGCAAAGATTTAAAGGCTCCCGCCCTAATCGAACGATCTGGGCTTTCAATTAACCTACCATAACTGCTGTGAGTAACTTCATGTATATTTCCATTTGCATCCGCAAAACTTTCAAAAGAAATATCTGCATTATTTAAAGCCGCGAAAACAGTTGAGCCTGTATTCATAATCGGACTGAGCATAGCCAATAATTTTTCTTCATTTTCAGATAAAGTGTGTTTTTTCAAGCGACGAATATTATCAAACCACTTTTTGTAAAGCTGTAAATTTTTATTTTCTGCAAGAAATTCACTCAATTTACTTTCATCCATAGCCATTAATTCTGCTTTTACAAAAGCAAGTGCAGCATTTACATTAGCCGCGAATTCATTTACCTTGGTAAAATTCGCTTGATTAAAGGAATTTCCAGTGTCCTGATCTTTTAATAGATGAACATAAATTAGCAATACATCTAAACGTTGCTTAAACCTCATTAATTTTGTTAAAAATTCATTTAATACGGATGATTTTTCTCCCAACCGTCCTGCAAACTTACAAATTTTATCTAACTCATCTCTAACAGCAATAAATTCTTTTTCAAACTCTTTCTCTGAAGAAAAAATAGCTTTAGTGTTCCAAGTGTATTTTTCATTAACTTCGCTACGCAAAGGCTGTTTATTTGATAACTTAAACTTATTAATCATAATGAAATACCTTCTTTAATCAAAAATTTTTATTTCAGTAATTTCGTCCATTTTACCACGTTTTTTTATATGATAAAATTATCATATAAGTTAACCATAATGAGAGGATGCAAGTTTAATGTCAGAATTAGTTTTATTTCTTATTAAACTTTTAGGCTTATTTCTAACTGTATCAGCTTCTATAATCCTAATATATCGGCATGAAAAGCTTCATCCTGATAAAAAATTTGATTTTAATTGGTATGCTTTTTATGTTGTTTATTTTTGTCTGCTATATTTTTATATATTTTTATGGCATAAAAATATAGCATATTCGGCTGTTAATAATACCGCCGACATTTTTAGACAAATTCACACTAATCCTTTTATTGACTTATCAAACGATTGGGAACAGGTTTTAATTTCTTCCCAAGTTGGACATGATAATGAATTAATGCAATTTTTCTTTCACTATGTCTTAGGTTTCTTATCTTTAATGCCATTTGC
This is a stretch of genomic DNA from Mageeibacillus indolicus UPII9-5. It encodes these proteins:
- the pepF gene encoding oligoendopeptidase F, translated to MINKFKLSNKQPLRSEVNEKYTWNTKAIFSSEKEFEKEFIAVRDELDKICKFAGRLGEKSSVLNEFLTKLMRFKQRLDVLLIYVHLLKDQDTGNSFNQANFTKVNEFAANVNAALAFVKAELMAMDESKLSEFLAENKNLQLYKKWFDNIRRLKKHTLSENEEKLLAMLSPIMNTGSTVFAALNNADISFESFADANGNIHEVTHSSYGRLIESPDRSIRAGAFKSLHTSYKNDINTFAATLGSIVKLHNLDAKLRGFGSAREAAVFKNHIPEDVYINLLKTINDNLPLLHEYVSMRKNKLELSDMYPYDLYPKIIKDVDISFTIEKAAEIICEALNPLGEIYTSRLKKAFTDKWIDWVDNKGKRSGAYSSGCYGTNPFILLSWQGTLSNLFTLAHELGHSMHSYLTWENQPYPYANYCIFLAEIASTTNENLLSNYLLKKFTKPEERAFIANHYLDRIKATMFRQSQFAEFEQEIHRADQNEIVLTADFLCKTYGDINQKYYGPSLNFDANITYEWARIPHFYYNFYVYQYATGFAAATAFATAILNEGDAAVKRYLGFLSSGSSKDPIETLQAAGVDMTTPKPIENTLKVFKEYMDKLK